A window of Streptomyces armeniacus contains these coding sequences:
- a CDS encoding GP88 family protein encodes MSSTPSGSTPSPRPTRLLTQNREMRAIGVWNWSLPAWAGRLPDGRSYNTCPSAGVCRQVCYARHGTYTWPVVRAKHQANLAFVLDDLPGWEDAMTTELGAAKFRGAWIRIHDSGDFFSDAYTFAWLRIICARPEVNFYAYTKEVARFRALVEPQAPENLLWVYSYGGIHDSALDPEHDRVADVFPDEEAITEAGWHSQEANDLLAVLGPRLVGIPANRIPHYLKRLDGRTFRSWQAEVDAERHERLHGRRPPLRLLTNDRPQVTEEDQDRSVAEQRDRAA; translated from the coding sequence ATGTCCTCCACTCCATCCGGGTCCACCCCATCGCCGCGACCAACCCGCCTGCTGACCCAGAACCGTGAGATGCGCGCCATCGGTGTCTGGAACTGGTCGCTGCCCGCCTGGGCCGGCCGCCTGCCTGATGGCCGCAGCTACAACACCTGCCCCTCGGCCGGGGTCTGCCGCCAGGTCTGCTACGCCCGGCACGGCACCTACACCTGGCCCGTCGTTCGGGCCAAACACCAAGCCAACCTCGCCTTCGTCCTGGACGACCTGCCCGGCTGGGAAGACGCAATGACCACCGAACTGGGCGCCGCGAAGTTCCGCGGCGCCTGGATACGGATCCATGACTCGGGCGACTTCTTCTCCGACGCCTACACCTTCGCCTGGCTCCGGATCATCTGCGCCCGCCCCGAGGTGAACTTCTACGCCTACACCAAGGAAGTCGCCCGCTTCCGCGCCCTGGTGGAACCACAAGCCCCGGAGAACCTCCTATGGGTGTACAGCTACGGCGGCATCCATGACAGCGCGCTGGATCCCGAACACGACCGGGTCGCCGACGTCTTCCCCGACGAAGAGGCCATCACCGAAGCGGGGTGGCACAGCCAGGAAGCAAACGACCTCCTCGCCGTACTCGGGCCCCGGCTGGTCGGTATCCCCGCCAACCGCATCCCGCACTACCTCAAACGCCTCGATGGACGCACGTTCCGTTCCTGGCAGGCCGAAGTCGACGCCGAACGCCACGAACGGCTGCACGGGCGCCGCCCCCCGCTGCGGCTGCTCACCAACGACCGTCCGCAGGTCACGGAAGAAGACCAGGACCGGTCCGTCGCCGAGCAGCGCGACCGTGCTGCCTGA
- a CDS encoding VirB4 family type IV secretion system protein has translation MKRARARRSAPPARRHPAAEAVQPDNSPALTPDTLAVGARHLEVGGELVASFAVTGFPREVHPGWLQPLLTYPGRVDVSLHVEPIDPVTAARRLKRQLAKLESGRRYREERGRLLDQYVEAATEDAYDLSARVARGEGKLFRLGLYLTVHAASRQELETEVAAVRALAASLLLDAKPTSYRSLQGWVTCLPLGLDQVRMRRTFDTSALAAAFPFTSPDLPPADPTTVAAAPAGVLYGYNTASQGLVHWDRFALDNHNSVILGHSGAGKSYLLKLELLRSLYRGIEIHVIDPEDEYARLTHAVGGTYLHLGADGVRLNPFDLPLYTREDGRRTAPKDALVRRALFLHTVISVLLGTGLTPAERAVLDRAITLTYQQAGITSDPRTWTRPAPLLADLASVLEESKTRAANDLAARLDPYVRGAFSGLFNGPTTTRPEGHLVAYSLRDLAEELKPIGTLLTLDTVWRQVSNPALRRPRLVAVDEAWLLMKEPAGADFLFRMAKGFRKRWAGLTVATQDTADVLGSELGKAVVANAATQILLRQAPQAIDEITATFNLSEGEREFLLAADRGQGLLAAGTQRVSFEAIASPAEHHLITTDPAELAAYAEHGATAAGTESYLDLDSGSDVHTFDADPDDSVDLDAR, from the coding sequence ATGAAGCGTGCACGTGCCCGCCGGTCAGCACCGCCTGCGCGCCGCCACCCCGCGGCGGAGGCGGTGCAGCCGGACAACAGCCCTGCGCTGACCCCGGACACGTTGGCCGTGGGTGCCCGGCACCTGGAGGTCGGGGGCGAGCTGGTGGCCTCGTTCGCCGTCACCGGCTTTCCCCGCGAGGTCCATCCCGGGTGGCTGCAGCCGCTGCTGACCTACCCCGGACGCGTCGACGTCTCCTTGCACGTCGAGCCGATCGACCCGGTCACCGCAGCCCGGCGCCTCAAGCGGCAACTGGCCAAGCTGGAGTCCGGGCGCCGCTACCGCGAGGAGAGAGGGCGGCTCCTCGACCAGTACGTGGAGGCCGCCACCGAGGACGCCTACGACCTCTCAGCCCGCGTCGCCCGCGGCGAAGGCAAGCTCTTCCGTCTCGGCCTGTACCTGACCGTGCACGCGGCCAGCCGTCAGGAGTTGGAGACCGAGGTCGCCGCCGTCCGCGCGCTTGCCGCCAGCCTCCTGCTCGATGCGAAACCGACCAGCTACCGCAGCCTGCAAGGCTGGGTCACCTGCCTGCCGCTGGGCCTGGACCAGGTACGGATGCGCCGCACCTTCGACACCAGCGCGCTGGCCGCGGCCTTCCCCTTCACCAGCCCCGACCTTCCCCCCGCCGACCCCACCACGGTGGCCGCTGCCCCGGCCGGGGTGCTCTACGGCTACAACACCGCCTCCCAGGGCCTGGTCCACTGGGACCGCTTCGCCCTGGACAACCACAACAGCGTCATCCTCGGCCACTCCGGCGCCGGCAAGTCCTACCTCCTCAAGCTGGAACTGCTGCGCTCCCTGTACCGGGGGATCGAAATCCACGTCATCGACCCTGAAGACGAGTACGCCCGCCTCACCCACGCGGTGGGCGGCACCTACCTCCACCTCGGCGCCGACGGTGTACGCCTCAACCCCTTCGACCTGCCCCTGTACACCCGTGAGGACGGGCGCCGCACCGCGCCCAAGGACGCCCTGGTGCGCCGTGCCCTGTTCCTGCACACCGTCATCTCGGTCCTGCTGGGCACCGGGCTCACCCCCGCCGAGCGGGCCGTACTGGACCGGGCTATCACTCTCACCTACCAGCAAGCGGGCATCACCTCCGACCCGCGCACCTGGACCCGCCCCGCCCCGCTGCTCGCCGACCTCGCCTCGGTCCTGGAAGAGTCCAAGACCCGCGCGGCCAACGACCTCGCCGCACGCTTGGACCCCTACGTTCGCGGCGCGTTCTCCGGCCTCTTCAACGGCCCCACCACCACCCGCCCCGAGGGCCACCTGGTCGCCTACTCCCTGAGGGATCTCGCCGAGGAACTGAAGCCGATCGGCACCCTGCTGACCCTGGACACGGTCTGGCGGCAGGTCTCCAACCCCGCCCTGCGGCGGCCCCGCTTGGTCGCAGTCGACGAGGCCTGGCTGTTGATGAAGGAGCCCGCAGGTGCCGACTTTCTCTTCCGCATGGCCAAAGGTTTCCGGAAACGCTGGGCCGGACTTACCGTCGCCACCCAGGACACCGCCGACGTCCTCGGCTCCGAGCTCGGGAAAGCCGTCGTGGCCAACGCGGCCACACAGATCCTGCTGCGCCAGGCCCCGCAGGCCATCGACGAGATCACCGCCACGTTCAACCTGTCCGAGGGAGAGCGGGAGTTCCTGCTGGCCGCCGACCGCGGCCAAGGGCTGCTGGCGGCCGGAACCCAGCGCGTCTCCTTCGAAGCGATCGCCTCACCGGCAGAACACCACCTGATCACCACCGATCCCGCTGAACTCGCCGCCTACGCCGAACACGGCGCCACCGCGGCCGGTACCGAGTCATATCTGGATCTTGATTCCGGCAGTGACGTGCACACCTTCGACGCCGACCCCGATGACTCCGTCGATCTCGACGCCCGCTGA
- a CDS encoding PrgI family protein, whose amino-acid sequence MTQSIRIPADVDREDTVLANLTARQLTILAVTGIVLYGIWSATRSLVPLPVFAVAALPVGAGAALLALGRRDGLSLDRLMTSALRQRLAPRFQVAAPEGLHPAPAWLTGKATPAHGEDYPGGDVHPAPVRMPAEQVTETAAVDLGGDGLAAVAVCSTVNFALRTPTEQQALTGAFGRYLHSLTAPVQVLVRTERLDLSAQINELRANASQLPHSALEAAAREHADYLVQLGQQTDLLRRQVLLVLREPLHTAVPVDGLGGTSLLSALTPCKRTRRSAQPDDATLHAAQTRLARRLGEAVELLGPSGITVTPLDPGQATAVLAAACNPDSLLPPSPSLAAADDVITTPPPVEYGSRDGGAEESWLSGMPEGRSAS is encoded by the coding sequence ATGACGCAGTCGATACGGATCCCCGCCGACGTGGACCGCGAGGACACCGTCCTGGCGAACCTGACGGCACGACAGCTGACGATCCTCGCGGTCACCGGCATCGTGCTCTACGGCATCTGGTCCGCCACCCGGTCGCTGGTGCCGCTGCCCGTCTTCGCCGTCGCCGCCCTCCCCGTGGGCGCGGGTGCGGCGCTGCTGGCCCTGGGCCGCCGCGATGGTCTGTCCCTGGACCGCCTGATGACGTCCGCGCTGCGACAGCGCCTGGCGCCCCGCTTCCAGGTCGCCGCCCCCGAAGGCCTCCACCCCGCCCCCGCCTGGCTCACCGGGAAGGCCACACCCGCACACGGGGAGGACTATCCCGGTGGCGACGTCCACCCCGCTCCCGTACGAATGCCGGCAGAGCAGGTCACCGAGACCGCCGCGGTGGATCTGGGCGGCGACGGGCTCGCGGCGGTCGCGGTGTGCAGCACCGTCAACTTCGCCCTGCGCACCCCCACCGAACAGCAGGCGCTGACCGGCGCGTTCGGACGCTACCTGCACTCCCTGACCGCCCCCGTCCAAGTCCTGGTGCGCACCGAACGACTCGATCTGTCCGCGCAGATCAACGAACTGCGCGCCAACGCGTCACAGCTGCCGCACTCGGCGCTCGAGGCCGCTGCGCGCGAGCACGCCGACTACCTTGTCCAACTGGGCCAGCAGACCGATCTGCTGCGCCGTCAAGTCCTCCTCGTACTGCGTGAACCCCTGCACACGGCCGTTCCGGTGGACGGGCTCGGCGGCACCTCGCTGCTCTCCGCCCTCACTCCGTGCAAGCGCACGCGGCGGAGCGCGCAGCCGGATGACGCCACTCTCCACGCGGCGCAGACTCGCCTGGCACGCCGTCTCGGCGAAGCCGTCGAACTCCTGGGCCCCAGCGGGATCACCGTCACCCCGCTGGATCCCGGGCAGGCCACCGCCGTGTTGGCAGCGGCCTGCAACCCCGACAGCCTGCTGCCGCCCTCCCCGTCCCTCGCCGCCGCCGATGACGTGATCACCACCCCGCCCCCGGTCGAGTACGGGAGCCGGGACGGCGGCGCTGAAGAGAGCTGGCTCTCCGGCATGCCAGAAGGGAGGTCTGCGTCATGA
- a CDS encoding helix-turn-helix transcriptional regulator, giving the protein MPRPIARVLALLELLQSGGIRTAAELADRLGVDERTVRHYIGHLIDLDIPVESVRGRHGGYRLAPGHRMPPLMLNDDEALAVALGLVAGERAGLTPSTSTGTGTGAGTSTGAGASTNTGTGTASETAAAKIRRVLPGRLRLRLDAVLGSLAFTAPPRTPAAAPATEVLLPIADAVNHHRPVTIRYTSADGRHSERTLHPHGLVVHSGKWYTTAADLTSGQDRTFRLDRITDVRTLPGSFEPPPAADPAERVLTALATAPYRYEVSLRVQATAEHIHTRLPPSVAVVHELPSPGGADAQTERWSRVGLRVDRLDWLPAVLASLDRPFVIDRPDELRGLVEALAERLTASARRTPPQD; this is encoded by the coding sequence ATGCCCCGCCCCATCGCCCGCGTCCTCGCCCTGCTGGAGCTCTTGCAGTCGGGCGGCATCCGTACGGCGGCCGAACTCGCCGACCGGCTCGGCGTGGACGAACGTACGGTGCGGCACTACATCGGCCACCTCATCGACCTCGACATACCCGTCGAGTCGGTACGCGGCCGCCACGGCGGCTACCGGCTCGCCCCCGGCCACCGCATGCCGCCGCTCATGCTGAACGACGACGAGGCACTCGCCGTGGCGCTCGGCCTGGTCGCGGGCGAGCGGGCCGGACTGACGCCCTCCACGAGCACGGGCACGGGCACGGGCGCGGGCACGAGCACGGGCGCGGGCGCGAGCACGAACACGGGCACGGGCACCGCGAGCGAGACGGCGGCGGCCAAGATCCGGCGGGTCCTGCCCGGACGGCTGCGCCTCAGGCTCGACGCCGTGCTCGGCAGCCTCGCCTTCACGGCCCCGCCCCGCACTCCGGCCGCGGCCCCGGCGACCGAAGTGCTCCTTCCGATCGCCGACGCGGTGAACCACCACCGGCCGGTCACGATCCGCTACACCTCCGCGGACGGCCGCCACAGCGAGCGGACACTGCATCCGCACGGCCTCGTCGTTCACTCCGGGAAGTGGTACACGACGGCTGCGGATCTCACGTCCGGCCAGGACCGTACGTTCCGGCTGGACCGCATCACCGACGTACGGACCCTGCCGGGCTCCTTCGAACCGCCGCCCGCCGCCGATCCGGCGGAGCGCGTGCTGACGGCGCTCGCCACGGCTCCGTACCGGTACGAGGTGTCCTTGCGCGTCCAGGCCACGGCCGAGCACATCCACACGCGGCTTCCGCCCAGCGTCGCCGTCGTCCACGAACTGCCGTCCCCGGGAGGCGCGGACGCGCAGACCGAGCGCTGGTCACGCGTCGGACTGCGCGTGGACCGGCTCGACTGGCTGCCCGCCGTCCTCGCCTCGCTCGACCGGCCGTTCGTCATCGACCGGCCGGACGAACTGCGCGGCCTCGTCGAGGCCCTGGCCGAACGGCTCACGGCCTCGGCCCGCCGGACTCCGCCCCAGGACTGA
- a CDS encoding zinc-binding dehydrogenase, translating to MRALVVDHGEAGPVRFADADEPEPSSDEALVEIRHIGLNFGELNYVHQWPAGTVHGHDAAGVVVRAASDGSGPPEGTRVAVGMSPHAWAERVAVRPASLGTVPEGVDLADGAALGIAGVTALRVLRKRSLLARDVLVTGASGGVGHFAVQLAALAGARVTALVGSPDRAAGLRELGADRVLTDPADLTGLTGPAETERRFDLVLDTVGGPLLAQAWDSLAEGGTIHLVGYSSGQDTTFPSGALFGFGEPRSIATYGDMTPTGGELTDLLDLMAAGRLSAPVGLRGHWRDVDDAVQALFARKVHGKIVLDVV from the coding sequence ATGCGCGCCCTTGTGGTCGATCACGGCGAGGCCGGACCCGTACGGTTCGCCGATGCCGATGAGCCCGAGCCGTCCAGCGACGAGGCGCTGGTCGAGATACGGCACATCGGTCTCAACTTCGGAGAGCTGAATTACGTGCACCAGTGGCCGGCCGGCACCGTGCACGGTCACGACGCGGCCGGCGTCGTGGTGCGCGCCGCGTCCGACGGCTCGGGGCCACCCGAGGGTACGCGCGTCGCGGTGGGGATGTCGCCCCACGCGTGGGCGGAGCGGGTGGCCGTCAGACCCGCCTCGCTCGGCACCGTTCCCGAGGGCGTGGACCTGGCCGACGGTGCCGCGCTCGGGATCGCCGGAGTCACCGCGCTGCGGGTGCTGCGCAAGCGTTCCCTGCTGGCGCGCGACGTCCTGGTCACGGGCGCCAGCGGGGGCGTGGGGCACTTCGCCGTTCAGCTGGCGGCGCTGGCGGGCGCCCGGGTGACGGCACTCGTGGGTTCGCCGGACCGGGCCGCCGGACTCCGCGAACTCGGGGCCGACCGGGTCCTGACCGACCCGGCGGACTTGACCGGCCTGACCGGCCCGGCCGAGACCGAGCGCCGGTTCGACCTCGTCCTGGACACGGTCGGCGGACCGCTGCTGGCCCAGGCGTGGGATTCCCTCGCCGAGGGCGGCACCATCCACCTGGTCGGATACTCGTCGGGGCAGGACACCACGTTCCCGTCGGGGGCTCTCTTTGGCTTCGGCGAACCCCGCAGCATCGCCACCTACGGCGACATGACGCCGACCGGCGGGGAGTTGACGGACCTGCTGGACCTCATGGCCGCCGGGAGGCTCTCGGCACCCGTCGGACTGCGCGGCCACTGGCGGGACGTGGACGATGCCGTCCAGGCGCTGTTCGCGCGGAAGGTGCACGGAAAGATAGTTCTCGACGTGGTCTGA
- a CDS encoding AraC family transcriptional regulator, giving the protein MDVLAEALRVSGARGALGVVLKAGGAWGLWLDSYPGGALHVVSRGTVWLHVPGGKPVEVRAGEAVMVSPGTAHGIASGASTTMGSCDREATDRALTEGSALHLGSAPAQTEVLVLHYEQDPEVSTPVLTSLARPMHITSRENAQLGKTVELLTAELAHPQTGTTAAAVNSIVDLLLIQFVRVWLARHPEMRSGSWLGATRDPVVRDALACVHARPEHPWTTESLAAATAVSRTTLSRHFRSALGQTPGAYVTQWRMDLASVRLRDTDEPVESISGAVGYASPHAFSRAFRRARGMPPGEYRSRLRG; this is encoded by the coding sequence GTGGACGTACTCGCGGAGGCCTTGCGTGTATCGGGTGCGCGAGGAGCGCTCGGGGTCGTGCTGAAGGCCGGAGGAGCCTGGGGCCTCTGGCTGGACTCCTATCCGGGAGGGGCACTGCACGTGGTGTCCCGGGGCACGGTGTGGCTCCACGTCCCGGGCGGGAAACCGGTGGAGGTGCGGGCAGGAGAGGCCGTCATGGTGTCGCCGGGCACCGCCCACGGGATAGCGAGCGGGGCCAGTACGACGATGGGTTCCTGCGACCGGGAGGCGACGGACCGGGCCCTCACCGAGGGCAGCGCCCTGCACCTGGGCTCGGCGCCGGCGCAGACGGAAGTGCTCGTCCTGCACTACGAGCAGGACCCGGAGGTGAGTACGCCGGTGCTCACCTCCCTGGCCCGGCCCATGCACATCACGAGCCGGGAGAACGCGCAGCTCGGCAAGACCGTCGAGCTCCTCACGGCGGAGCTCGCGCACCCGCAGACCGGCACCACCGCCGCCGCCGTCAACAGCATCGTCGACCTGCTGCTCATCCAGTTCGTACGCGTCTGGCTGGCCCGCCACCCGGAGATGCGGTCAGGCTCGTGGCTGGGCGCGACGCGTGACCCGGTCGTGCGCGACGCCCTGGCATGTGTCCACGCCCGACCCGAACACCCCTGGACCACCGAGTCCCTGGCAGCCGCGACGGCGGTCTCCCGTACGACGCTGTCCAGGCACTTCCGGTCCGCTCTCGGACAGACGCCGGGCGCGTACGTGACGCAGTGGCGCATGGACCTGGCGTCCGTCCGGCTCCGCGACACCGACGAGCCGGTCGAGTCGATCTCCGGCGCGGTCGGCTACGCCTCTCCGCACGCGTTCAGCCGCGCCTTCCGGCGTGCCCGGGGCATGCCGCCGGGCGAGTACCGTTCCCGGCTTCGCGGGTGA
- a CDS encoding winged helix-turn-helix domain-containing protein translates to MTAAKFDELIHPSTRLSLVATLAAADWAEFAFLRDRLGLSDSALSKQLATLEEAGYVATERRISGSRRKVRARLTPAGREAFDGHIAALQAIVDAAHPADGL, encoded by the coding sequence ATGACCGCGGCGAAGTTCGACGAGTTGATCCACCCCAGCACCCGCCTGTCGCTGGTGGCGACGCTGGCCGCCGCGGACTGGGCCGAGTTCGCCTTCCTCAGGGACCGGCTGGGGCTCTCGGACTCGGCGCTGTCCAAGCAGCTCGCGACCCTCGAAGAGGCCGGTTACGTCGCCACGGAACGCCGGATCAGCGGCAGCCGCCGAAAGGTACGGGCCCGGCTGACCCCCGCCGGCCGCGAGGCCTTCGACGGCCACATCGCGGCACTCCAGGCGATCGTCGACGCCGCACACCCGGCCGACGGGCTTTAA